Within Citrus sinensis cultivar Valencia sweet orange chromosome 1, DVS_A1.0, whole genome shotgun sequence, the genomic segment GTAGGCTGTTCATCTTAATTCTCATGTAGTGCTTCACTTTCGGCCCGTTAACCTTGAATTCTTGTTGGTCTAGAGTGAGTTCCCTTTGCTAGATTTGCTCGTCAATTCTGAAAGGTTGCTTCTCCCCTGACCATGCTATGTTAGCTGCTCCACGATCTTCACCATCAAGTTCTTCAAATGTTACAGCATTGATTTCTTCCTCACTACAGCGACTGTATAATCTCTCTGCTACAACAAAGTCCACAACactgataaaattacaatcttcAATCTTATCGGAACTTTTCATGGCATCCAGCATATTGAATGTAACTTGTTGGTCATTCAATCTCAGGgttaattcttcttttttaacatCAATTAAAGTCTTTCCCGCGGCTAAGAAAGTTCTCCCTAGAATGATTGGCATTTCTTTGTCTGCCTCAAAGTCTAGCACAATGAAATCCAccggaaaaataaatttatccaccTTCACCAACACATCTTTCATCTTCCCTTCTGGATATGCATGAGATCTGTCAGCAAGTTGTAAAGTCATTGTTGTTGGTCTACATTCACCAACTCCCAATTGCTTAAATACTGATAAAGGCATGAGATTGATGATAGCCCCCATATCACAAAGTGTTTTGCCACTGTATTTAGTGTCTATGGAGTAAGAGATTGTGAAGCTTCCTGGATCCTTCATCTTCTGCGGTATCTTACTCTGAAGCATTTGGCTGCACTCTTGTGTTAAAGCAACTGTCTCAAATTCTCCAagtcttcttttctttgtcaattGTCTCAGCACTCACTCCCAAGATTTTGTTGAActgcttgtcttgtttttgcttATGAAACCTTTGACGAAAGGGTGATGGATGTCTAAATTGTTGTGCTGCAGTAGGTTGTGCAGACTGCTTCTCTTTTGCTCTACTCGGTTCTGTTGTTGTTGGTGTTGTAGCTTCCTCACCACCAGGTCTTAGATCATAACTTTCTGCAGATGCTGTAGCAGAACTGTATTGATTTGCATTCTAAAAAGTGAAAGACT encodes:
- the LOC107176597 gene encoding uncharacterized protein LOC107176597, whose product is MKDPGSFTISYSIDTKYSGKTLCDMGAIINLMPLSVFKQLGVGECRPTTMTLQLADRSHAYPEGKMKDVLVKVDKFIFPVDFIVLDFEADKEMPIILGRTFLAAGKTLIDVKKEELTLRLNDQQVTFNMLDAMKSSDKIEDCNFISVVDFVVAERLYSRCSEEEINAVTFEELDGEDRGAANIAWSGEKQPFRIDEQI